In the genome of Anaerolineae bacterium, one region contains:
- a CDS encoding ATP-dependent metallopeptidase FtsH/Yme1/Tma family protein, with protein MIMFLVWYSYSGQASSQTEPLTINQVAADIKSGQVTRIVVDDTKLTVTYKNGDRRVAYMEATDTLVRQLLDLGVTTEDLSPKRMKIEIKPTSPWGNIAFYLMNLVPVILVAVMFWFIFRQAQGSNNAALNFGRSRARMFTGDRPLVTFDDVAGVEEAKEELKEVVEFLKEPQKFIALGARIPKGVLLVGPPGTGKTLLAKAVAGEAGVPFFSISGSEFVEMFVGVGASRVRDLFEQARKHSPCIVFVDEIDAVGRHRGAGLGGSHDEREQTLNQLLVEMDGFDTDTNIIVIAATNRPDILDPALLRPGRFDRRVVLDRPDIRGREAILKVHVRGKPLEPGVNLRAIASATPGFVGADLENLVNEAAILAARQGKKAIGQAELEEAIERIIAGPERKSRIISPEEKRIIAYHEAGHAVVMHALPEADPVHKVSIIARGSAGGYTLALPEEDRMLVSRRKLFADMVGLLGGRAAEELVFDDITSGAANDLERVTQLARTMVTRLGMSETLGPLVYGKKEELVFLGKEIAEQRDYSEAVAEQIDAEVRQLVNRAYTEAKSILEKYRDKLDAIAQRLLEVETLTREEFEAIFPPPVTKRVTPQPKAA; from the coding sequence ATGATCATGTTCCTGGTCTGGTACAGTTACTCCGGCCAGGCCAGTTCCCAAACCGAGCCCCTGACCATCAATCAAGTGGCGGCGGATATCAAAAGCGGCCAGGTGACCCGCATTGTGGTGGACGACACCAAACTGACGGTGACCTACAAGAACGGTGACCGACGGGTCGCTTACATGGAGGCCACCGACACCTTAGTGCGCCAGTTGCTCGATTTGGGTGTGACGACCGAGGACCTCTCGCCCAAGAGGATGAAAATCGAGATCAAGCCCACCAGCCCCTGGGGCAACATCGCCTTTTACCTGATGAACCTGGTGCCGGTCATCTTGGTGGCAGTGATGTTCTGGTTCATCTTCCGCCAGGCGCAGGGGAGCAACAACGCGGCGCTCAACTTCGGCCGCTCACGCGCCCGGATGTTCACCGGCGACCGCCCTCTGGTCACCTTTGACGATGTGGCCGGCGTGGAAGAAGCCAAAGAAGAACTCAAAGAAGTGGTAGAGTTCCTCAAGGAACCGCAGAAATTCATCGCCCTGGGTGCCCGCATTCCCAAAGGGGTGCTACTGGTCGGGCCGCCCGGCACGGGGAAGACGCTGCTGGCCAAGGCCGTGGCTGGGGAAGCCGGGGTGCCTTTCTTTTCCATCTCCGGCTCTGAATTCGTGGAGATGTTCGTCGGCGTAGGCGCCAGCCGGGTGCGCGACCTGTTCGAGCAGGCGCGCAAGCATTCCCCCTGCATCGTGTTCGTGGACGAAATCGACGCCGTAGGCCGCCATCGGGGCGCCGGTCTGGGTGGCTCCCACGACGAACGCGAACAGACCCTCAACCAGTTGCTGGTGGAGATGGACGGCTTTGACACCGACACGAACATCATCGTCATCGCCGCCACCAACCGCCCGGACATCCTCGACCCGGCCCTGCTGCGCCCCGGTCGCTTCGACCGGCGCGTGGTGCTGGATCGCCCGGACATCCGCGGGCGGGAAGCCATTCTAAAAGTGCATGTGCGCGGCAAGCCCCTGGAGCCGGGCGTGAACCTGCGCGCCATTGCCAGCGCCACCCCGGGCTTCGTCGGCGCCGACCTGGAAAACCTGGTCAACGAGGCCGCCATCCTGGCCGCCCGGCAGGGCAAGAAAGCCATCGGCCAGGCCGAACTGGAAGAAGCCATCGAGCGCATCATCGCCGGGCCGGAGCGCAAGAGCCGCATTATCAGCCCCGAAGAAAAACGCATCATCGCCTACCACGAGGCGGGGCACGCCGTGGTCATGCACGCCCTGCCCGAAGCCGACCCGGTGCACAAGGTGTCCATCATCGCCCGCGGTTCGGCAGGGGGCTACACCCTGGCCCTACCCGAAGAGGACCGCATGCTGGTCTCCCGGCGCAAACTGTTCGCCGACATGGTGGGCCTGCTGGGCGGGCGCGCCGCCGAGGAACTGGTGTTCGACGACATCACCTCGGGCGCGGCCAACGACCTGGAGCGGGTCACCCAACTGGCCCGCACCATGGTCACCCGCTTAGGGATGAGCGAGACCCTGGGCCCGCTGGTCTATGGCAAAAAAGAAGAGTTGGTCTTCCTGGGCAAGGAAATTGCCGAGCAGCGGGACTACTCCGAGGCGGTGGCCGAGCAAATCGACGCCGAGGTGCGCCAACT
- a CDS encoding FHA domain-containing protein: protein MSIHQKPTAARMEYLQRVLAYQTSQVWRKIPQEEPLRQRLVEALIEQTQWEPTPPIAPTLFVLHLGDPWLQAFREQRGLADEVAQAIHWLGQEIKGVFPMLPKVEVQPASRGNALDIQALHREHENLRGIPLPPPDMSLPRRAYLLIEGTQVFPLLKPLIHIGRRPDNDLVLGDPRVSRRHAQLRLFRGNYMLIDLGSTGGTQVNGNPIQRAVIYPGDRISFAGVEVTYSQRSTRPLSGIPSPGPKDTQGSQSTLLIRRTKITKGLTGQPGGKEDGQEGQA from the coding sequence ATGAGTATCCATCAAAAGCCTACCGCCGCACGGATGGAATACCTCCAGCGGGTGCTGGCCTACCAAACCTCCCAGGTGTGGCGCAAGATTCCCCAGGAAGAACCCCTGCGCCAGCGGTTGGTTGAAGCGCTCATCGAGCAGACCCAATGGGAACCCACCCCGCCCATCGCCCCCACCCTGTTCGTGCTCCACCTGGGTGACCCCTGGCTGCAAGCCTTCCGCGAACAGCGTGGGCTGGCCGACGAAGTGGCCCAGGCCATCCACTGGCTCGGACAGGAGATCAAAGGGGTCTTCCCCATGCTGCCCAAAGTGGAGGTCCAGCCGGCCTCCCGCGGCAATGCGCTGGACATCCAGGCCCTGCACAGGGAGCACGAGAACCTGCGGGGGATTCCGCTGCCCCCTCCCGACATGAGCCTCCCCCGGCGGGCGTATCTGCTCATTGAAGGCACGCAGGTGTTTCCCCTGCTCAAGCCTCTGATCCACATCGGCCGCCGGCCGGACAACGATCTGGTGCTCGGCGACCCGCGGGTCTCCCGCCGGCACGCCCAACTGCGCCTGTTTCGAGGCAACTACATGCTCATCGATCTGGGCTCCACCGGGGGCACTCAAGTCAACGGAAACCCCATCCAACGGGCGGTCATCTATCCCGGGGATCGTATCTCCTTCGCCGGGGTGGAAGTCACCTATAGCCAGCGGAGCACCCGCCCCCTGAGCGGAATCCCCTCCCCAGGCCCGAAAGACACCCAGGGGAGCCAAAGCACCCTGCTCATCCGGCGCACCAAGATCACCAAAGGGTTGACGGGCCAGCCCGGGGGCAAGGAAGACGGTCAGGAAGGGCAGGCGTGA